From a single Candidatus Izimaplasma bacterium HR1 genomic region:
- a CDS encoding hypothetical protein (Alanine racemase, N-terminal domain), protein MFLKKLMKENKLLVEYTLMMHKKGVLLPDTYVIDVDQVVSNGKRIIEACGSEITPIFMLKQLGRNPYIAKKLLEIGFKGAVAVDFKDCITLMSNNIPISHAGHLVQTPTHLLKGLLEYGVEHITIYSYEKAIEINKYAKQLGINQKVLIKVYSSKKDLYNGQYSGVTNDEVVELSSSVNSLSNITVVGLTTFPAFIYCPEQEDIIKTSNVDALIQAKKQLEEKGITVSEINLPSSNCVYNVPLVKELGGTTIEPGHSLSGTTMMNATSDFAEKISYVYLTEVSHVFENQSLVYGGGYYARGKLNNALVTTDAVVTKAHQLSPESIDYHLQLDGKFRVGSPVLMCYRTQMFVTRSDIALVEGLRSGNPTLVGVYDTQGRVK, encoded by the coding sequence ATGTTTTTAAAAAAGCTAATGAAAGAGAATAAGTTATTAGTTGAATATACATTAATGATGCATAAAAAAGGAGTTTTATTACCTGATACATATGTTATTGATGTCGATCAAGTTGTAAGTAATGGTAAAAGAATTATCGAAGCATGTGGTTCTGAAATTACCCCAATTTTTATGCTAAAACAACTTGGGAGAAATCCATACATCGCAAAAAAATTACTAGAGATTGGTTTCAAAGGAGCTGTCGCTGTAGATTTTAAAGATTGTATCACACTAATGAGTAATAACATTCCAATTAGCCATGCTGGACACTTAGTCCAAACGCCTACACACTTACTAAAAGGATTACTAGAGTACGGAGTAGAACATATAACAATTTATAGCTATGAGAAAGCTATTGAAATAAACAAGTACGCAAAACAACTAGGAATAAATCAAAAGGTACTTATAAAAGTCTATTCATCAAAAAAAGACTTATATAATGGACAATATTCAGGAGTAACTAATGATGAGGTAGTAGAACTAAGTAGTAGTGTAAACTCATTATCAAATATTACTGTAGTGGGATTAACAACTTTCCCTGCATTTATCTATTGTCCAGAGCAAGAAGATATCATTAAAACATCTAATGTAGATGCTTTAATACAGGCAAAAAAACAACTAGAGGAAAAGGGAATCACAGTATCAGAAATAAACCTTCCTTCATCGAACTGTGTTTATAACGTGCCTTTAGTAAAAGAACTTGGGGGAACAACAATCGAACCAGGGCATTCTTTATCTGGTACAACAATGATGAATGCGACAAGTGATTTTGCTGAAAAAATCAGTTATGTTTACTTAACAGAAGTATCTCATGTGTTTGAAAATCAATCACTTGTATATGGTGGTGGATACTATGCACGAGGTAAATTAAATAACGCTTTAGTAACAACAGATGCTGTAGTTACTAAAGCTCATCAATTATCACCAGAAAGTATCGATTATCATCTACAATTAGATGGTAAATTCCGCGTAGGAAGTCCAGTACTTATGTGTTATAGAACACAAATGTTTGTTACAAGAAGTGATATTGCATTAGTCGAAGGACTACGAAGTGGAAATCCAACCTTAGTTGGAGTTTATGATACACAAGGACGAGTAAAA
- a CDS encoding methionine gamma-lyase produces MKTYPLKSLSLKDAKNVQFRIIDCILNEFRGYDILSRGDLGVRQPENIPLTTSKVEKVISNIFNAESAMLLRGSGTNAIRQTLAQLCMTEKTVLVHEAPIYPTTEHTLKLIGAKLISVDFNNLELVKKVIEDNPTIHTAIVQITRQKLFDKYEAKSVIEVIKKTNKNISVVTDDNYAVFKIEEIGCEMGADVSAFSTFKLLGPEGIGCIVGNQNIISKIKEMNYSGGSQVQGHEALDVLRGFVYAPVSLAIQAEVIEDVHSYIETTGIQGVESSFIANAQSKVLIIKLEKNNAKQVLIEAEKLGALPHPVGAESKYEFSPLFYRVSGTFLKDDSNAINNTIRINPNRAGTHTIIRILGEAIDNA; encoded by the coding sequence ATGAAAACATATCCATTAAAAAGTCTTAGTTTAAAAGATGCAAAAAATGTTCAATTTAGAATCATCGATTGTATCCTAAATGAGTTCAGAGGATATGACATACTTTCACGAGGAGACCTAGGTGTTAGACAGCCAGAGAATATCCCTTTAACAACAAGTAAAGTTGAAAAAGTAATTAGTAATATATTTAATGCCGAATCGGCAATGCTTTTACGTGGTTCAGGGACAAATGCGATAAGACAAACCTTAGCACAGCTTTGTATGACTGAAAAAACAGTCTTAGTTCATGAGGCACCAATTTATCCAACTACAGAACACACCTTAAAATTAATCGGGGCAAAGCTAATTTCTGTTGACTTTAATAATCTAGAGCTAGTTAAAAAAGTGATTGAAGACAATCCTACAATTCATACTGCAATTGTCCAAATAACAAGACAAAAACTATTTGATAAATACGAAGCGAAATCAGTTATTGAAGTAATTAAAAAGACAAATAAGAACATATCAGTTGTGACAGATGATAACTATGCTGTCTTTAAAATTGAAGAAATTGGTTGTGAAATGGGCGCAGATGTTTCTGCCTTTTCAACATTTAAACTTCTAGGTCCTGAAGGGATTGGATGTATCGTTGGAAACCAAAACATAATTAGTAAAATTAAAGAAATGAATTACTCAGGTGGAAGTCAAGTTCAAGGACACGAAGCCTTAGACGTATTACGCGGATTTGTATATGCCCCAGTATCACTGGCAATCCAAGCTGAAGTAATAGAAGATGTTCATTCATATATAGAAACAACAGGCATACAAGGAGTAGAATCAAGTTTTATCGCCAATGCTCAATCTAAAGTATTAATTATTAAATTAGAGAAGAACAATGCAAAACAAGTTCTTATTGAAGCAGAAAAACTAGGAGCTCTACCACATCCTGTAGGCGCAGAATCAAAATACGAGTTTTCACCATTGTTTTATAGAGTATCGGGTACTTTTCTAAAAGATGATTCCAATGCCATAAATAATACAATACGAATAAATCCAAATCGAGCTGGAACCCATACAATAATACGGATTTTGGGAGAAGCAATAGACAACGCATAG
- a CDS encoding PRD domain protein: protein MKDQTKLKINILKDREVISETTVKNIYIIEETLTSFVANIEEMDTDSMFTHLAIALDRVEKNNQLTESNEIIKEQLMISGFYTEAEAILQKASQKANVVFNEAESIMVLVHICTLLLQRGE from the coding sequence ATGAAAGACCAAACAAAACTAAAGATAAATATTTTAAAAGATAGAGAAGTAATTAGTGAAACTACAGTCAAAAACATATATATAATTGAAGAAACTTTAACAAGTTTCGTAGCAAACATAGAAGAAATGGATACTGATTCTATGTTTACCCATTTAGCAATAGCTCTTGATCGAGTAGAAAAAAACAATCAATTAACAGAATCAAATGAAATCATTAAAGAACAGTTAATGATTAGTGGGTTCTATACAGAAGCAGAAGCAATACTACAAAAAGCTTCACAAAAAGCAAACGTGGTATTCAATGAAGCCGAAAGTATTATGGTTTTAGTTCATATCTGCACATTATTATTACAAAGAGGTGAGTAA
- the gatA gene encoding Glutamyl-tRNA(Gln) amidotransferase subunit A has translation MNYNDYDKYLKRTEVLSCKKDSVLKVYDVTSTVKKAVEDKSDFYLMGIKNTEYIKEEVLSKLKQSGFIPHTLDKMARGGRAIDIDLVNPLTGKLMTGSSSGTAINVLEDYNDIGLGSDGGGSVLAPALALNLYGIISPLFFRDESYAKSSTDGITFIPSLGFISKDIDLIQKATETFVQIEQVKDINILIPNENNILLETGDDVGKILSDSLTNNKFIINREIYPNIFGDRQENIDYLNKKLEQYDVIMSYEGPIDYFGFGDSVFGLFNSVSRQNQEKAGKGLIRVANMVNASALVVPSNDFSSGYVLIANSSKEGISSLFEIQKHLKNKISNKLYKKYFTIKP, from the coding sequence ATGAACTACAATGATTATGATAAATATTTAAAAAGAACAGAAGTACTATCATGTAAAAAGGATAGTGTCCTAAAAGTATATGATGTAACATCGACAGTAAAAAAAGCTGTTGAAGATAAATCAGATTTTTACTTGATGGGTATAAAAAACACAGAATACATTAAAGAAGAAGTACTTTCAAAACTAAAACAAAGCGGTTTTATTCCTCATACCTTAGATAAAATGGCCCGAGGTGGAAGAGCAATAGATATAGATTTAGTAAACCCTCTAACAGGTAAACTAATGACAGGTTCTTCAAGTGGAACTGCGATAAATGTATTAGAAGATTATAACGATATCGGTCTTGGTTCTGATGGAGGAGGCTCAGTTTTAGCTCCTGCTTTAGCATTAAACCTATATGGAATTATCTCACCATTGTTCTTTCGTGATGAATCGTATGCCAAAAGTTCAACAGATGGAATCACGTTTATACCATCACTTGGATTTATCTCAAAAGACATTGATTTAATTCAAAAAGCTACTGAAACATTTGTTCAAATTGAACAAGTAAAAGATATAAATATTCTAATCCCTAATGAAAATAATATTTTGTTAGAAACAGGTGATGATGTTGGGAAAATCCTAAGTGATTCACTGACAAATAACAAATTTATAATTAATAGAGAGATATATCCAAATATATTTGGTGATAGACAAGAAAATATAGATTATTTGAATAAGAAACTTGAGCAATATGATGTAATTATGTCTTACGAAGGACCAATTGATTACTTTGGTTTTGGTGATTCAGTGTTTGGGTTGTTTAATAGTGTATCGCGACAAAACCAAGAAAAAGCAGGAAAAGGCCTTATAAGAGTAGCTAACATGGTTAATGCATCAGCCTTAGTTGTGCCATCAAATGATTTCTCAAGTGGCTATGTTTTAATCGCAAACTCAAGCAAAGAAGGTATTAGTAGTTTATTCGAAATACAAAAACACTTAAAGAACAAGATCTCAAATAAACTATATAAAAAGTACTTCACAATCAAACCTTGA
- the mngB gene encoding Mannosylglycerate hydrolase — protein MFFYLERLKKTCNELSKNIYTEKYELNDLMYKQGDYLSFEEANKDVSTFSIYNSLTYINNANRYWFQKRVVLNDDFLGSSIVFEIETGKEQGWDAINPQFLVYINGEAIQGFDTNHRTVIIDTNKLGLDFVISFHAYTGTQKDDVNIRCYISKIQKEIKKIYFDLSILEETLQVLDPETAEYNLILNTCNNAVDILDFRSLEKLINSSCEASRIIEDAVYSYKHNPLSTVSLLGHTHIDVAWLWTLKQTREKVVRSFSTVVKLMEEYEHYRFMSSQPQLYQFVKEDNPSLYQKIKELVKEGRWEVEGGMWLESDCNIPSGESLIRQLQKGKTFFKNEFAVDSKILWLPDVFGYSAALPQILKSIGIKYFLTTKISWNESNKMPYDTFYWKGLDGTEILTYFGTTNEYEKVINNDHRTIYEGTINPSQVQGTYTRYQQKLINNNTLMIYGHGDGGGGPTSEMLEYSQRLIKGIPGLPQVKEVNSIEYFTELEKKVANNDKTPKWRGELYLEYHRGTYTTSSKSKKYNRRSEQLVHDLEFISVLFNKLYSYPINHKLINKSWDVILLNQFHDIIPGTSIKEVYDESFTQYNEIISTMESQITKTISPINSQNEDDSTIQIINTTSFTRDDIVVLNKYNPIYQSLCYKDKLYPIQETFDNKVIVHVPSIIPFGISKYQLSKELSGTNILHQSTSKLENDYLVLSFDSIGYITSIFDKDAQRELIEEGMIANQLVAYEDIPHNWDAWDINKYYKYKSYPLSELESSVIIEDGPVRTVLRQTRKYNKSLIKQDIIMYSHTRRIDFETTIDWNEKQTLLRTLFPLTVSNQYATYEIQYGNVKRTTHENTSWDHAMFEVPAQKWADLSDGNYGVSLINDSKYGYSIKDSVIGLSLLKSSQWPCLDIDKGNHTFTYSLYPHLNTYSEGGTIKEAYKLNYPLYTTPLLKRSDNHFESLFKVTNENIVIEVVKQDNSNNYITLRIYESQNCRTKTTLTSHYDILHAYEVNLVGEIQSKLEICENKVEITFTPFEIKTIYIEL, from the coding sequence ATGTTTTTTTATTTGGAGAGATTAAAGAAAACTTGTAATGAATTGTCAAAAAATATATATACCGAAAAATATGAGTTGAATGACTTGATGTATAAACAAGGCGACTATTTATCTTTTGAGGAGGCAAATAAAGATGTATCCACCTTCTCTATTTATAATAGTTTGACTTATATAAACAACGCTAATCGATATTGGTTTCAAAAAAGGGTTGTCCTAAATGACGATTTTCTAGGTAGTTCAATTGTTTTTGAAATTGAAACAGGTAAGGAACAAGGGTGGGACGCAATAAACCCTCAGTTTTTAGTTTATATAAACGGAGAAGCTATTCAAGGTTTTGATACTAATCATCGCACTGTAATAATAGACACAAATAAACTAGGACTTGACTTTGTAATATCATTTCATGCTTATACGGGAACACAAAAAGATGATGTTAACATAAGATGTTATATTTCAAAAATTCAAAAAGAAATTAAAAAAATATATTTTGATTTGTCAATCTTAGAAGAAACTTTGCAAGTATTAGACCCTGAGACTGCAGAGTACAACTTAATCCTAAACACCTGTAATAATGCAGTAGATATATTAGATTTTCGATCTCTAGAAAAACTTATCAACTCATCTTGTGAAGCTTCTAGAATTATTGAGGATGCAGTTTATTCCTATAAACATAATCCTTTATCAACTGTTTCTCTATTAGGACATACACACATAGATGTTGCTTGGTTATGGACTTTGAAACAAACAAGGGAAAAAGTTGTTCGTAGTTTTTCCACAGTAGTTAAATTGATGGAGGAATACGAGCACTATAGATTTATGTCTTCTCAACCACAACTATATCAGTTCGTAAAAGAAGATAATCCTAGCCTATATCAAAAGATTAAGGAACTAGTAAAAGAAGGTCGCTGGGAAGTAGAAGGCGGAATGTGGTTAGAATCAGACTGCAATATACCTTCAGGTGAATCACTAATTAGACAACTGCAAAAAGGTAAAACATTCTTTAAAAATGAATTTGCAGTTGATTCAAAAATCTTATGGCTTCCTGATGTATTTGGATACAGTGCTGCTTTACCTCAAATTCTAAAAAGTATCGGAATCAAATACTTCTTAACAACAAAAATCAGTTGGAATGAATCTAACAAAATGCCATACGATACTTTCTATTGGAAAGGATTAGATGGCACAGAAATATTGACATATTTTGGTACTACCAATGAATATGAAAAAGTTATCAATAACGATCATAGAACAATTTATGAAGGGACAATAAATCCTTCCCAAGTACAAGGAACATACACTAGGTATCAACAAAAGCTCATCAACAACAATACCTTAATGATTTATGGCCATGGTGATGGTGGTGGTGGACCAACTTCAGAAATGCTAGAGTATTCACAAAGACTTATCAAAGGGATACCTGGTTTACCACAAGTAAAAGAGGTAAACTCAATTGAATATTTCACTGAATTAGAGAAAAAAGTTGCCAATAACGATAAAACACCTAAATGGAGAGGTGAATTATATCTAGAATATCATCGAGGAACATACACAACTTCAAGTAAAAGTAAGAAATATAATAGAAGAAGTGAACAATTAGTTCATGATTTAGAATTTATTTCTGTTCTGTTTAATAAATTATATAGTTATCCAATTAATCATAAACTGATAAATAAGTCTTGGGATGTAATTCTCTTAAATCAGTTTCACGATATTATCCCAGGGACAAGTATAAAAGAAGTATATGACGAATCATTTACTCAATACAATGAAATCATTTCTACTATGGAATCACAAATAACCAAAACAATCTCACCGATTAATTCACAAAACGAAGATGATAGTACAATCCAAATAATTAACACAACATCTTTTACAAGAGATGATATTGTAGTTTTAAATAAATATAATCCAATATATCAATCATTATGTTACAAGGATAAACTATATCCTATTCAAGAGACTTTTGATAATAAAGTGATTGTTCATGTTCCTTCGATAATACCTTTCGGTATTTCTAAGTATCAATTATCGAAAGAACTATCAGGAACAAATATACTTCATCAATCAACTAGTAAACTGGAAAATGATTATTTAGTTTTATCATTTGATTCGATAGGATATATCACTAGTATCTTTGATAAAGATGCACAAAGAGAACTAATTGAAGAGGGAATGATTGCCAATCAACTAGTCGCATATGAGGATATTCCTCATAACTGGGATGCTTGGGACATAAATAAATATTACAAGTATAAATCATATCCGTTAAGTGAGTTAGAATCATCAGTTATTATTGAGGATGGACCAGTCAGAACTGTTTTAAGACAAACAAGAAAATACAATAAATCCTTGATTAAACAAGATATTATAATGTATTCTCATACAAGACGAATTGATTTTGAAACGACGATTGATTGGAACGAGAAGCAAACCCTTCTAAGAACGCTATTCCCTTTAACTGTTTCCAATCAATACGCAACATACGAAATTCAATATGGAAATGTCAAACGAACAACCCATGAGAACACTTCATGGGACCATGCTATGTTTGAAGTCCCAGCTCAAAAATGGGCTGATCTTTCCGATGGTAATTATGGAGTTTCCTTAATTAATGATAGTAAATATGGATATAGTATCAAAGACTCAGTTATCGGATTATCATTATTAAAATCATCGCAATGGCCTTGTCTAGATATTGATAAAGGTAATCATACATTTACTTACTCGCTTTATCCACATCTTAATACATATAGTGAAGGCGGGACAATCAAAGAAGCATACAAACTGAATTATCCTTTATATACAACTCCACTACTTAAAAGAAGTGATAATCACTTTGAATCACTCTTCAAAGTGACGAATGAGAACATAGTAATTGAAGTTGTAAAACAGGATAATTCCAATAATTATATAACACTGAGAATCTATGAATCACAAAATTGCCGTACTAAGACAACACTTACTTCACATTATGATATTTTACATGCCTATGAAGTAAATCTAGTAGGTGAGATCCAAAGTAAGTTAGAAATCTGTGAAAATAAAGTAGAAATTACTTTTACTCCTTTTGAAATCAAAACTATATATATAGAACTATAA
- the araC gene encoding Arabinose operon regulatory protein, with translation MNLTEQSKKLNNIEFHFPINNMEIRVLWFRIMNRNKQWRIQRHLHSTFEIHIVQSGDSKVILDNQTFIVKKGDCYITPPGNYHEQINGNEDTYTEYSMNVDLELINNSYSEEYELLNILSNTEVRVLHNSHELISLFEGSLNEAGNGYSGYNRIIINNITNMLIILSRRLSNYKLARMGIQKNTSTGHFSKMHSYIKDNVIKRISVKEVASYVFLSEKQASRVVQQSLGTSLKSLIDVKRNEKACEIIRNTSLQMKEISEYMDFTSPFVFSKFFKRMNDMTPLEYRIMSKNDNL, from the coding sequence ATGAATTTAACTGAACAATCAAAGAAATTGAATAACATTGAGTTTCATTTCCCAATTAATAATATGGAGATAAGAGTATTGTGGTTTAGGATCATGAACAGAAATAAGCAATGGAGAATTCAACGTCATCTCCATTCAACTTTTGAAATTCATATTGTTCAAAGTGGTGATTCAAAAGTGATACTAGATAATCAAACATTTATAGTTAAAAAAGGTGATTGTTACATAACACCTCCAGGGAATTATCACGAGCAAATAAATGGCAATGAAGACACTTATACTGAGTACAGTATGAACGTAGATTTAGAGTTAATTAACAACTCATATTCTGAAGAGTATGAGTTATTAAACATACTCTCGAATACCGAAGTAAGAGTTCTACATAACAGTCATGAACTTATTTCTTTGTTTGAAGGTTCATTGAATGAAGCTGGAAACGGATACAGCGGATATAACAGAATAATCATTAACAATATTACCAATATGTTAATCATATTATCAAGAAGACTAAGCAACTACAAACTAGCAAGAATGGGAATCCAAAAGAATACAAGCACAGGGCACTTTAGTAAGATGCACAGTTATATTAAAGATAATGTAATTAAGAGGATTAGCGTTAAGGAAGTAGCTTCATATGTATTTCTCTCAGAGAAGCAAGCATCAAGAGTAGTTCAGCAAAGTTTAGGTACATCTCTTAAATCACTAATTGATGTTAAAAGAAATGAAAAGGCATGTGAAATAATCCGTAATACTTCATTGCAAATGAAGGAGATTTCAGAATATATGGATTTCACTTCGCCATTTGTTTTCTCAAAATTCTTTAAAAGAATGAACGATATGACACCTCTTGAATATAGAATAATGTCCAAAAATGACAATTTATAG
- a CDS encoding protease TldD, with translation MYKYPEGLYIDVRIEDNFTTRIVYKNGELHEQKVRSNKGAFIRVYDGLRWYYASLTDLGKIQEQIDTLAKMATPNEDIENNPVIKLYEVHNEELIQYKENSLKDISLSAKDELVKRVSDLCKHETIKMTQVFYVEDVTIKEIYTSKGSNIKFDKQTCGIAMRMQCAHEENNNMFGSSTATVYFDELKDKFPYFEEEVKKNIHFIKNAVAFEPGEHKVLMSPLATGVFTHESFGHKSESDFMVGDETMRKEWVLGKKVGPSLLTIIDDGTFVGNGYVPFDDEGTKGSKTNIITNGVLTDRLHSVPTAAALEENLTGNARSINFEYEPIVRMTTTYIEKGDTPLDDIIKSIDYGVFIDTIKHGSGMSTFTIAPSRAYLIENGKITTPIKLSVITGNVFETLDLVDAVSKEFELLSFVGGGCGKMEQFPLPVGFGGPYTLVRKLNVM, from the coding sequence ATGTATAAATATCCAGAGGGATTGTATATAGATGTTCGTATTGAAGATAACTTCACAACAAGAATAGTATACAAAAATGGTGAGTTACACGAGCAAAAAGTACGATCTAACAAAGGGGCATTTATTCGCGTTTACGATGGTTTACGTTGGTATTATGCTTCATTAACAGATTTAGGTAAGATTCAAGAGCAAATTGACACACTTGCAAAAATGGCAACACCAAATGAAGATATTGAGAATAATCCTGTTATTAAGTTATACGAAGTACATAATGAGGAATTAATCCAATACAAGGAAAACTCATTAAAGGATATTTCATTATCAGCTAAAGACGAACTTGTTAAAAGAGTTTCTGATTTATGTAAACATGAAACAATCAAGATGACACAGGTATTTTATGTTGAGGATGTAACAATTAAAGAGATTTATACATCTAAAGGTTCAAATATCAAATTTGATAAACAGACTTGTGGTATCGCTATGCGTATGCAATGTGCACATGAAGAAAATAATAATATGTTTGGGTCTTCTACTGCAACGGTATATTTTGATGAGTTAAAAGATAAATTCCCATACTTTGAAGAAGAAGTTAAAAAGAACATTCACTTCATTAAAAACGCTGTGGCTTTCGAACCAGGTGAACACAAAGTTCTTATGAGTCCATTAGCTACTGGGGTATTCACTCACGAAAGTTTCGGTCATAAAAGCGAATCAGATTTTATGGTAGGAGACGAAACAATGCGTAAAGAATGGGTCCTTGGTAAAAAGGTTGGACCATCATTACTAACAATCATTGATGATGGGACATTTGTCGGAAATGGATATGTACCATTTGATGACGAAGGGACAAAAGGTTCAAAAACAAATATCATTACAAACGGTGTCCTAACAGATCGTCTTCATAGTGTGCCTACTGCTGCTGCCTTAGAAGAGAATTTAACAGGGAACGCACGTTCTATCAATTTTGAATATGAACCTATCGTTCGAATGACAACAACGTATATCGAAAAAGGTGATACACCTTTAGATGATATAATCAAATCTATTGATTATGGTGTCTTTATTGATACCATTAAACACGGTTCTGGAATGAGCACATTTACTATCGCTCCTTCTCGTGCATATTTAATCGAAAACGGAAAAATCACCACTCCTATAAAACTATCTGTAATTACTGGTAATGTTTTTGAAACATTGGACTTAGTAGATGCAGTAAGTAAAGAATTTGAATTACTTAGTTTTGTTGGTGGAGGATGTGGAAAAATGGAACAATTTCCACTTCCAGTTGGGTTTGGAGGACCGTATACATTGGTTCGCAAACTCAATGTAATGTAG